Genomic DNA from Rhizorhabdus dicambivorans:
GCCGCGCCCGCGTGCTCCCGCCCTGGCCTGCCCGCCTCGAACTCAGCGAGCGCAGCAACATATCGGCCCCGCGCCTGTTCGGGTCGCTGGTCAGCTTTGGTTTGAACAGCGCGGCAAGCTGTCCCGCCTCAAAGCTGCTATCAAAGTCGCTCACTGGAAACCTCCCAATAGGACAGGTCAGCTTTCGTAGCGGCGCCGATACCTTCGACGGCCGCGCCGATCGCCGCGCGCAGGTCGTTGACCTTTTGCAGCTCGCCGGCGATCTCCGCTGCATTGTCCGCCAGCGCCATCTTGTTCGCGGCTCGGGCGATCTGATTCACGTTGCGCCCAATGCGCTGCAACGCCTGACGGCAATTCAACAGCTCTTCGCGCAATTCGCGATCGACAGGCGCGGCAATGCCGATGTGTCGCCGCACAAGAGCCATGGCCCAGGTCGCCGGGGTCATGCGGCGCTCTTTTGCGCGATGGCGGATCACGGCCAGTTCGGTTTCGGTCGGCCGAAGATAAAGGCGATGCT
This window encodes:
- the mobC gene encoding plasmid mobilization relaxosome protein MobC, producing the protein MEKTLGFKIEATKLAKIDALAQTRGGRGPFMRQLVDAVLRQSGAASEAAPLVDREAAGEHRLYLRPTETELAVIRHRAKERRMTPATWAMALVRRHIGIAAPVDRELREELLNCRQALQRIGRNVNQIARAANKMALADNAAEIAGELQKVNDLRAAIGAAVEGIGAATKADLSYWEVSSERL